One window of the Babesia bovis T2Bo chromosome 2, whole genome shotgun sequence genome contains the following:
- a CDS encoding Mechanosensitive ion channel family protein, with translation MDGLKEQVVNRSSVYVSMHTDSIELSPEELESLNKYDESHPNVTYQGPPLEYDETDDTSSNSGWCGSLSWFMHEFVLDNTPAFTFLLYFVLFSLGMCFGPLTLPLLKRIRPDRVNIIPGNMLREIKSVDTVGAGLSHFRSILNALCFLFTTMGVMFITLIIVLCLRYISIKLIVQPLYHITYLAVIATYAMDPAASYCVWTICNYLLIRKYINPVFEDNNGSSILFYRFVGFGNNMQSWYEIDPRCYTLTNSIFQLLILMALRKLVLSSLLFFFEVTFLPNYSGELVSYLKEQALLRKFNIAWMNLMNCARKSDHYAVIEAVNSANRSIEQLPRPETPITYNHRVYYDSSHFTIFRQPIKSGRMLQRKNDMKVKAELPQFCKERWIEKSMSNMLTNWTALHQMVHNPPELLFPDFYVPLVSKKTVQEYSRLLFDHIYETMSALGHPHITEAMGEEIRKLHSARSTMENVPNTSRSSGRRSERASLQPTVVQKSSKKSSTAKASSEDGDSGDESNHAHADAPLDPIATERDEMRVITRRMFTLLQPAVVDDFFNTFDTGNCGSVTSNIFTKNVLYMCSLRKRLISALKNQRSILSLVNRLLSTALWFLLCVLYLMTLRVNKNIVLPSVIGFMSAMIVALSYMYNSFITAIIFVVLSNPYNVGDRVRINDGEAMYVSSISTYNTVFRCIHEKIVIYQNAQLSSMKIANETRARHAIMEVTLCISGSTTPAAQKQLIENVKSFVNHQPRVYVHNGCFVYVSQIQISHFYNLKFLITFMDNWLSPGHIFILQKGLLSYILKQCGMLGITYRAPMKPVILSGNFPFKGSLDNVQGALQLPAVMEIPNA, from the exons ATGGATGGTTTAAAGGAGCAAGTCGTTAATAGGAGCAGTGTGTATGTTTCTATGCAC ACTGACTCGATAGAGTTATCTCCCGAGGAGCTTGAATCACTGAACAAATACGATGAATCTCACCCTAATGTTACTTATCAAGGACCTCCTTTGG AGTATGATGAGACGGATGACACATCAAGCAATTCTGGTTGGTGTGGATCGCTGAGTTGGTTTATGCACGAATTCGTCCTTGATAATACTCCTGCCTttacatttttgttatattttgttttattttctcTTGGAATGTGCTTCGGTCCTT TGACTTTGCCATTGTTGAAGCGTATAAGGCCTGATAGAGTCAATATCATTCCAGGTAATATGCTTCGCGAG ATAAAATCGGTTGACACTGTTGGTGCCGGCTTATCGCATTTTAGATCGATCCTTAATGCGTTGTGTTTCCTTTTTACCACTATGGGTGTTATGTTTATAACTTTAATCATTGTGTTATGTTTAAG GTACATTTCAATCAAGTTGATTGTCCAACCGTTGTATCACATAACATATTTGGCTGTGATTGCGACATATGCTATGGACCCTGCTGCTTCTTATTGCGTTTGGACAATTTGTAACTACTTATTGATTCGGAAGTACATCAATCCAG TCTTCGAAGATAATAACGGCTCATCAATATTATTCTACCGTTTTGTCGGTTTCGGTAACAATATGCAATCTTGGTACGAGATTGATCCTCGTTGTTACACCTTAACGAATTCCATATTCCAgttattgatattgatgGCTTTGCGTAAACTGGTACTGAGTTCATTACTATTCTTTTTTGAAGTGACATTCCTTCCGAATTACAGTGGCGAGCTGGTTTCATATTTGAAGGAGCAGGCTCTATTGCGCAAGTTTAACATTGCCTG GATGAACCTCATGAACTGTGCTCGCAAGAGTGACCACTATGCTGTGATTGAAGCTGTGAATTCTGCTAATCGTTCGATAGAGCAGTTACCTCGTCCTGAGACTCCTATTACTTACAATCACCGTGTATATTATGACTCAAGTCACTTTACTATATTCCGTCAGCCCATTAAATCAGGTCGCATGTTACAGCGTAAGAATGACATGAAGGTAAAGGCAGAGCTTCCTCAATTTTGTAAGGAGCGTTGGATTGAGAAGTCTATGAGTAACATGTTGACTAACTGGACTGCTTTACATCAGATGGTGCACAATCCTCCAGAATTACTATTTCCTGACTTTTACGTTCCTTTAGTTTCTAAGAAGACTGTTCAGGAGTATTCTCGGTTATTATTTGACCACATATATGAAACCATGAGTGCTTTAGGTCATCCTCATATAACTGAGGCTATGGGTGAGGAGATTCGCAAGTTGCACTCTGCTCGTTCTACTATGGAGAACGTTCCTAACACCAGCCGTTCATCCGGTCGTCGTTCGGAGCGTGCATCTTTGCAGCCAACTGTTGTTCAGAAAAGTAGTAAGAAATCGTCAACTGCTAAGGCATCTTCTGAGGACGGTGATTCTGGTGATGAGAGTAACCACGCGCACGCTGACGCTCCTTTGGATCCTATTGCTACTGAGCGTGACGAGATGCGTGTTATAACTCGTCGTATGTTTACTTTACTTCAGCCAGCAGTTGTTGATGACTTCTTTAATACCTTTGATACTGGTAACTGTGGGAGCGTTACGTCGAACATATTCACGAAGAATGTTCTTTACATGTGTTCTTTAAGGAAGAGGCTGATTAGTGCTTTGAAAAATCAGCGAAGCATTTTGAGTCTTGTTAACCGTTTGTTGAGTACGGCTTTATGGTTTTTGTTATGTGTCTTGTATTTGATGACATTACGTGTGAACAAGAACATTGTGTTGCCATCGGTTATTGGTTTTATGTCGGCTATGATTGTAGCGCTAAGTTACATGTATAACAGTTTCATTACTGCGATTATTTTTGTGGTATTATCAAACCCTTATAATGTGGGCGACCGTGTTCGTATTAACGACGGTGAGGCTATGTACGTCAGTTCGATTAGCACATACAACACTGTTTTCCGTTGTATTCACGAGAAGATCGTTATATATCAGAATGCTCAACTAAGTTCTATGAAGATTGCGAATGAGACTCGTGCTCGTCATGCTATAATGGAGGTGACGTTATGTATTAGTGGTAGCACTACTCCTGCTGCTCAGAAGCAGTTGATAGAGAACGTGAAGAGTTTTGTTAATCACCAGCCTCGTGTATATGTTCACAACGGTTGTTTTGTTTATGTATCACAGATTCAGATTTCTCACTTTTACAATTTGAAATTCTTGATAACGTTTATGGACAATTGGTTGTCTCCGGGccatattttcattttacaGAAGGGTCTGttgtcatatatattgaagcaATGTGGTATGCTGGGCATTACCTACCGTGCTCCTATGAAGCCTGTTATTTTGAGTGGGAATTTCCCTTTTAAAGGTTCTCTTGATAATGTTCAGGGTGCTTTACAGTTACCTGCTGTTATGGAGATTCCTAATGCTTGA
- a CDS encoding DNA repair protein rhp51, whose product MSCQELQRVENSIVVPYTDTYASGLQVVECLLSKGFLQRDIDVLKAAGYVTLDSIAQVASKTLLEVKGLSEQKVAKIKEIVKELCPPDICTAAEYLECRLNLIKFTTGSTALDALLQGGIESGSITEIIGDFSTGKTQLCHTLAITSQLPIEQNGGEGKCLWIDTQNSFRPERLGPIANRFGLSHAECVANIVYVKVSNTEQQFDMLVEAAHYMAQSRFAMLIVDSATALYRTDYTGRGELAARQMSLGKYFRALKRLADIYGVAVVVTNQVMARVDNMSSFMGGNDKVPVGGHVVAQNTQTRLFLRKARGNSRVCKVYNSPSLPEGEAVFAIAEGGIVDYDDSSV is encoded by the exons ATGTCTTGCCAAGAGCTGCAGAGAGTTGAAAATTCAATAGTCGTGCCGTATACGGATACCTATGCCTCGGGACTACAGGTTGTGGAATGTCTACTCAGTAAAGGATTCCTTCAACGCGATATCGATGTACTAAAAGCTG CCGGATATGTGACCCTGGATAGTATAGCCCAGGTCGCTTCCAAGACACTATTGGAGGTCAAGGGACTGAGTGAGCAGAAAGTAGCAAAGATCAAAGAAATTGTTAAAGAACTATGCCCACCAGATATATGTACAGCGGCTGAATATCTTGAATGTAGACTCAATCTAATCAAGTTTACCACGGGTTCTACAGCACTTGACGCTTTGTTGCAAGGCGGTATTGAATCTGGCAGCATTACCGAAATTATAGGTGACTTTAGCACCGGCAAAACTCAACTATGTCACACTCTAGCA ATTACATCCCAACTGCCTATTGAGCAGAATGGCGGAGAAGGGAAATGTCTATGGATAGATACCCAAAATTCGTTTAGACCTGAAAGACTAGGCCCGATTGCAAATCGTTTTGGGCTATCACACGCGGAATGCGTGGCGAATATCGTATACGTTAAGGTGTCCAATACTGAGCAACAATTTGATATGCTTGTTGAGGCAGCCCATTACATGGCGCAATCAAGGTTTGCCATGTTAATCGTAGACAGTGCAACTGCACTATATAGGACAGACTACACAGGACGTGGTGAGCTAGCAGCCAGGCAGATGAGCCTTGGCAAGTATTTCAGAGCTCTGAAGCGCCTAGCAGATATTTACGGTGTCGCAGTAGTTGTGACTAACCAGGTAATGGCAAGAGTCGATAATATGTCCTCCTTTATGGGTGGGAATGACAAGGTCCCAGTGGGTGGCCATGTAGTTGCTCAGAACACTCAAACCAGACTGTTCTTGAGAAAAGCGAGAGGTAACAGCAGAGTGTGCAAAGTCTATAATTCACCATCACTACCGGAAGGTGAAGCTGTTTTTGCAATCGCAGAAGGAGGTATAGTGGATTATGACGATAGCTCTGTATGA
- a CDS encoding Prefoldin subunit family protein, protein MINSSDEQLADSEVIEVLRELQPPQIQDAESVESILDYGITAAKSERDKILANIINNKILLNNIKILSKLDVGIKAFVDAGNNIFLPARTQDRHILIHIGYQFYVDMEIEEARNFIEKRIQLMQQNLKTLNTKVAEQRAQSFIIAETLYSMSNVGFYKDN, encoded by the exons ATGATAAATAGTAGTGATGAACAGCTAGCGGACTCGGAGGTCATAGAGGTACTCCGGGAGCTGCAACCGCCGCAAATACAAGATGCAGAGTCTGTAGAAAGTATATTAGATTATGGTATCACGGCAGCAAAATCTGAACGTGATAAAATCCTGGCAAATATAATCAACAA CAAAATATTGTTAAACAATATTAAGATATTGAGTAAACTGGATGTTGGAATAAAGGCGTTTGTAGACGCAGGGAATAATATATTCCTACCCGCAAGAAC ACAAGATAGACATATACTCATACACATCGGTTACCAATTTTATGTTGATATGGAGATTGAAGAGGCAAGAAATTTTATTGAAAAACGGATACAATTAATGCAGCA GAACTTGAAGACACTCAACACCAAAGTAGCGGAACAAAGGGCACAATCGTTTATTATTGCAGAAACACTCTACTCAATGTCAAATGTGGGATTTTATAAGGATAATTAA
- a CDS encoding Pescadillo N-terminus family protein, with protein sequence MTLKKKPNTEGNTRNYITRSQALKKLQVSLKDFQRLCILKGVYPRDLTSGYTLTSKGINRKKIKKDKIYYHINDVRYLAAGELLSKFRDISAHLKRYRRLVAREEFLDAKLAKKRTPRYSLKEIVKERCPALVNAVADLDDAVSTIAAVAALPADSKRGVDPKLTAACHLHLQHFLKYVSETRCLKKTFISIKGFYFQAEILGETVTWILPHCFSQTLPEEVDFKVISTFVEYYIELIKLANFKLYAMAGLSYPPVIKPNMENVTIDYVHMDVTGAATVTEGIFTGMRFFISSEVPLVPTSLVITSAGGILSDIDNATHVVIDRPITELDIKKDYVQPQYVFDCLNCGILLPVQQYAPGVKLPHHLSPFVDDAEVPDRKVELDNLIREALRKNLPEDDPEDLKEKRMEFQENIKQETNMTPEVKHMAKAMMSNKTRKLLTRIENDKQRKEEAAEKLRQKKLAIKNKTKEKHN encoded by the exons ATGACGCTTAAGAAGAAGCCTAATACCGAGGGCAACACGCGTAACTATATTACGCGTAGTCAAGCCCTCAAAAAGCTACAGGTGTCGCTTAAGGACTTTCAACGGCTATGTATCCTCAAGGGTGTATACCCAAGAGATCTGACCAGCGGTTACACCCTGACCAGTAAGGGCATCAATCGCAAGAAAATTAAGAAGGATAAGATATACTACCATATAAACGATGTTAGGTACCTGGCAGCTGGTGAATTGCTGTCGAAGTTTAGAGATATAAGCGCCCATTTGAAACGTTACCGTAGACTGGTGGCAAGGGAAGAGTTTTTGGATGCTAAATTGGCAAAAAAAAGAACACCAAGGTATTCCCTAAAGGAAATCGTTAAGGAAAGGTGCCCAGCTCTCGTTAATGCTGTGGCCGATCTCGATGATGCAGTTTCTACCATCGCAGCTGTTGCAG CACTACCAGCTGATTCCAAGAGGGGTGTTGACCCTAAGCTCACTGCTGCTTGCCACCTTCATTTGCAGCATTTTCTTAAATATGTCAGTGAAACGCGCTGTCTAAAGAAGACCTTTATTTCTATTAAAGGTTTCTATTTCCAAGCGGAAATACTAGGTGAAACTGTTACATGGATACTCCCGCACTGTTTCTCCCAG ACTCTTCCTGAGGAGGTCGACTTCAAGGTTATATCTACTTTTGTGGAATATTATATTGAATTGATCAAACTGGCCAACTTTAAGCTTTACGCCATGGCGGGACTTTCATATCCACCGGTTATTAAGCCAAACATGGAGAATGTCACTATTGATTACGTGCATATGGATGTTACTGGAGCTGCCACGGTTACTGAAGGCATTTTTACAGGAATGCGTTTTTTCATTTCATCTGAAGTACCACTGGTTCCCACAAGCCTAGTTATTACATCCGCTGGTGGCATTTTATCGGATATTGATAACGCAACACATGTTGTAATTGACAGGCCCATTACAG AACTTGATATCAAAAAGGATTACGTCCAACCGCAATATGTGTTTGACTGCCTAAACTGTGGCATTTTATTACCGGTACAACAGTACGCACCCGGAGTTAAGCTTCCACATCACCTGTCACCGTTTGTTGACGATGCGGAGGTACCAGATAGAAAGGTTGAGCTGGATAACCTAATCAGGGAAGCGCTACGGAAGAATCTACCCGAAG ATGACCCCGAGGACCTCAAAGAAAAACGAATGGAGTTCCAAGAAAATATCAAGCAAGAGACTAATATG ACACCTGAAGTCAAGCATATGGCGAAAGCAATGATGTCAAATAAAACCAGAAAGCTTCTCACTAGAATTGAG AACGATAAACAACGCAAAGAAGAAGCTGCCGAAAAGCTCAGACAGAAAAAATTGGccattaaaaataaaacaaaagaaaAACATAATTAA
- a CDS encoding Mechanosensitive ion channel family protein, with the protein MAADRASNQMDNCDSNIDKEYATLVGTDDEDFTYVPPTASWFRNFVNAIFPDGQPPLWLALNLCLIFAYTVFNVNSYGGDEQVIRPQGGDQINYSVNVLWCLLFILAGNCVMYLCMMIFRFILLKSLLYLRMARYAYVFATISMLDPCIFYVMWAATQAIVWQILVARLQNQDALYIIDSYLLSEYVKKHLIFKEEGLVWVSCAVHVHLILGIRCMVLSLVSFAFELNLLVTSNEALKRYLRLCANIRKFNIDWLELVMSRPEIVDRITKAFACKNVGNKLSPIIERCNPSIYDFHSAFALRILNESHDVAYMQYFNSNEDLSVPSDSADALVEQSSNSTLSNWLLICYVMRVPPVISLLCQDVALRDVNLVPQCASMLFEQMYFTLIKSMSVQPEDRALSSAITSGVAVTPEDAKGKISEDPNSSAETVSGPVDTPVVTEAQKDATPRDQKSSARDNVNSDANNPPSARAVDTQSQQPLGTNENITASQPAVKPASKSRNNRLVSVMKINEFRNQMHLTLTEGAKECSTNAIAMADYQFNSVKDHDDRFISLDDMRSFLNPDEADTIMRLLDLSGHGRINMSMLQQTLQNLYTARKKFKNIIKGQDSIFRVLLRLLSCGTWIFAVVVMAFLSGITAEAIVVSGAALMSALTVALSYLYTNFMTSVIFVAISNPYNVGDRVRLNDGEPLIVKKIRTYTTEFVTILGKGLVYQNATLSSMKITNESRAVRATFNYDFHVDTETTEEQLSNLGDYLVGVCNSRPNDFVKNGLSIYYVEVNPGHSLKLSIWVTCIEGWGNWQRIFQLRSDIMEATMKHCRENNITYTLPAQPIVFHKTPHRRGGPRRHVVHLNKHT; encoded by the exons ATGGCGGCTGACCGTGCATCTAATCAAATGGACAATTGCGACAGCAATATAGATAAGGAATATGCG ACGCTAGTTGGcactgatgatgaagacTTCACCTACGTCCCTCCAACGGCAAGCTGGTTCCGCAATTTTGTCAATGCCATATTCCCAGATGGACAGCCGCCTTTATGGCTGGCTTTGAATTTATGCCTCATATTTGCCTATACCGTGTTCAATGTTAACAGCTATGGAGGTGATGAACAAGTG ATTCGACCTCAAGGAGGTGACCAGATAAACTATTCGGTGAATGTATTATGGTGCCTCCTATTTATTTTAGCTGGCAACTGTGTCATGTACCTTTGTATGATGATATTTAG ATTCATCCTACTCAAGTCGCTGCTATACCTAAGGATGGCAAGATATGCCTATGTATTTGCTACTATCAGCATGTTAGATCCATGTATATTCTATGTTATGTGGGCTGCTACTCAGGCAATAGTATGGCAGATTTTAGTTGCGAGAC TTCAAAATCAAGATGCACTTTACATCATCGATTCATACTTGTTAAGCGAATATGTGAAGAAGCACTTAATTTTTAAGGAAGAAGGGCTGGTTTGGGTATCATGTGCTGTCCACGTACACCTTATCCTTGGTATTCGTTGCATGGTGCTTTCACTGGTCTCGTTCGCTTTTGAGTTGAATTTGTTAGTCACTTCCAATGAAGCTCTGAAGCGCTACCTACGTCTGTGTGCCAATATAAGGAAGTTCAATATCGACTGGTTGGAATTGGTTATGTCCCGACCAGAAATTGTAGATCGTATCACGAAGGCGTTCGCTTGCAAGAATGTTGGCAACAAGCTGTCACCAATCATAGAGCGATGCAATCCAAGCATATATGATTTCCACAGTGCATTTGCATTAAGGATCCTTAACGAGTCGCACGATGTTGCCTATATGCAGTACTTCAACTCCAATGAAGACCTTAGTGTACCCTCGGATTCAGCAGATGCTTTGGTAGAGCAATCGTCCAATTCAACGTTGTCCAACTGGCTACTTATATGTTATGTCATGAGGGTACCCCCTGTGATATCGCTCTTGTGCCAAGATGTTGCACTGCGTGATGTTAACCTGGTGCCACAGTGCGCGTCTATGCTTTTTGAGCAGATGTATTTCACACTTATCAAGTCGATGTCAGTACAACCAGAGGATCGTGCTTTAAGTAGTGCCATCACATCCGGAGTCGCCGTAACACCCGAGGATGCCAAAGGCAAAATATCTGAAGATCCAAACTCATCAGCAGAAACTGTGTCGGGGCCTGTTGATACTCCAGTGGTGACAGAAGCGCAAAAGGATGCAACCCCCCGCGACCAGAAGAGCAGTGCTCGGGATAATGTCAACAGTGATGCCAATAACCCACCCAGTGCCAGGGCAGTTGACACACAATCGCAACAACCGTTGGGAACTAATGAAAATATTACGGCATCGCAACCTGCTGTAAAACCGGCGTCTAAATCCAGAAACAATAGATTGGTCTCAGTAATGAAGATCAATGAATTCAGAAACCAAATGCACCTGACGCTAACAGAGGGCGCCAAGGAGTGTAGTACAAATGCCATTGCAATGGCCGATTATCAATTTAACTCCGTAAAGGATCATGATGATAGGTTCATCTCCCTAGATGATATGAGGTCGTTCCTTAATCCGGATGAAGCAGATACCATCATGAGGTTACTGGATCTGTCAGGACACGGAAGGATTAACATGTCAATGCTACAACAAACTTTACAGAACCTATATACAGCACGTAAAAAATTCAAGAATATCATCAAGGGGCAGGATAGTATCTTCCGTGTGCTTTTAAGGCTACTCTCATGTGGTACCTGGATATTCGCTGTTGTAGTTATGGCATTCCTATCCGGAATCACAGCGGAGGCCATTGTAGTATCAGGAGCAGCACTCATGTCGGCACTCACAGTGGCACTCAGCTACCTGTATACCAATTTCATGACGTCAGTCATCTTTGTGGCGATATCAAATCCCTATAATGTGGGCGACCGTGTTCGCCTTAATGACGGAGAACCGCTCATTGTCAAGAAAATCAGGACCTACACCACCGAGTTTGTAACCATCCTGGGGAAAGGTCTGGTGTACCAAAACGCTACACTATCAAGTATGAAAATAACTAACGAAAGCCGTGCTGTGCGCGCTACGTTCAACTATGACTTCCATGTAGATACGGAGACTACGGAAGAACAATTAAGCAACCTAGGCGATTACCTGGTCGGTGTTTGTAACTCAAGACCAAATGATTTCGTCAAAAATGGGCTCTCCATATACTATGTTGAGGTTAACCCTGGACATAGCTTGAAGCTAAGCATATGGGTAACCTGCATCGAAGGATGGGGAAATTGGCAACGTATATTCCAACTGCGTAGCGATATTATGGAAGCCACAATGAAACACTGCAgggaaaacaacatcacatatacactacctGCACAACCTATCGTATTCCACAAAACGCCACATCGACGTGGTGGACCAAGACGCCATGTCGTACATCTCAACAAACACACATAA